The genomic region ATGGCGGCGTCAGCGAACAACAACTGTTTGTACTCGAAGTCCTCGAACATCGCCAGCTGGTCGTCGTAATGTTCGCCGGTAGTGCCGTCTGGAGCGACGTAGCCGTCGTTTCCGGGCGGGAGGATGTTCTCTGCCTGCGGGTCGTCGCTGAGCCGGACGACGTGATTCTCGGTCCCACGGTTCATCAGCGCTGTGTTCCCCGCGGACGTGACGCCGATAGGCATCCCGAACAGCGCGAGGTTGTCGAACTCGTGCAGGGCTGCCTCACGCCGCCAGGACTCCGGGTCGCCGTCGTATCGCTCGGCGAGTTCGCTCACTGCGGTCCGGAACGCCCTGACCAGCGCGTCCGTGATATCTCCATCGGCGTACTCGGCCTGCGTCGGCAGTGCTGTCTCCGCCGGGTTGAGGACCCGCATCAGGGTGCCGCGCCCGTAGTCGTAGTCGAGGAAGTACGATGCCGGTCCGTATGCGCTCCCGAACGTCTCGCTGAAAACCTCTTCCAGAATGTACGGGAACGTCGCATCCCAGATCGTGTAGCCGGCAGAGTGGCGTCCCTCGTTGTCTTCGCCGTCGGCCTGGGCGAAGTGGTCCCACGAAGCCAGTTCGTCGCGGGCTTGCTGTTCGGTGCCGGAGAGGTCTGCGTCCGAAAGCGCGTCGAGCAGATGCTCTCTGTACCGAATCGAACGCAGATCGGTGAAGGAGATATCGTAGATAACGGTCTTCAGGAACTCATAATCGACTGTCCCCTCCTGTACTAACCGCTGTTCGACCAGATTGATGATCCGCTGCACGCGGTGGTCGGTCGCCCACGAATAGCTCAGGTCGCCGTTGTTCCAGTCCGGTGCGGGTTTGTTGTTCCACTGTGCCGAGTACCCCGGGGCGGGGTTGATCGCGTAGGGCACGTCACCGTCAGCCGCGCGCAGGTAGTCCGCCGACGTGAGTTCGTACTGCGTTCCGTCGGCCGGCAACCGAGTGTCCCAGTCGACTGCTTCGCTGTCCGGATACCGTCCCAAGTGAACATACGCGATGTCGCCGTCCTTGTCTGCCCACATGAAGTTCAGTGCATAGTCACAGCGCTGTGCTGACTCCTGGAACTCCTCGGCGTCCGTCGCGAACTGACACTCGTAGAAGGCCCGCCAGCAGTTCATGTGCCGGCCGGCGTATGACTTCGTCTGCGCCAGCGCTTCCCCGTTGTCGGGGTCCCACTGTGTCACGACACCATGGCGTGTGAACCGTTCAGTATACGTCACGTCCTCGCCGTCGGCGACAGTGATCGTCTGCTCGGCTGTTTCGACCTCGTACTCCTCGCCCTGGAAGGTGTACGTGTCCGGACCCGACGCGTTGGTGGTGATCGACTCCGTGAACATCTGGATGCAGTTGTCGATCCCGGCGGTCGAGGTCAGTGCCCCGTTGCGGTTGTGTCCGAACATGATGAACGGATACCCGGTAACGGTGACACCGGTGACGTCGAAATCCGGCCCGTGCAGGCTCGCCTCGTACATTATCGAAGGCGTGTTGAACCCCATCTGTGGCCCGCCCATCAGTAGCGCATCGCCACTGGCCGTGATATCACCCTGAACAGCGAGGGCGTTGCTGCCGTACTTAATCGGGAGGCCAAGACTGTCGAGTCCGGACGCAAGCGTTCGCATCCGCTCCATCTCTGCCTCGTGCATCCCGTCGGCGTCAGTTGGTGGCGTGTAGTCACCACCGGTGACCAAGTTGCTCGGCGTCACAGACGCGCCGGTTGCCCCGCGCGTCACCCTGTCTGTCTCCTGTCCCCCGGTCACGTTGGGTGTCGACCCTGCCCCGACATCAGTATAGGGAGGGGAGTAGGCATCCGATGGCTGGACTGTCGAGGTCGGGCAGCCGGGGTCGTTACCCCACTGCAGGTCCTCGAAGAGCTCCGTGGCACGCTGTTCGCTCCCTGTTTCCTGTGTGAGTGCGTCGAGGACAGTCGCGCTGAGGGTCTCCAGCTGGAAGCCGCTGAAATATGCCATACTGGCGACGAACATCCCCGCGGTGTCCGCCGTAGTAAACGCCTCGGGCTCGAACCCGTGCTCCTGAAACGCCTGGTGGAATTCCAGCTCCTCGCTCTCACGGACGTCGGTAATGTACCGGTTGATGCCGTCGGTAAACGCCTGCAGGACCGCTCGCTGGTCCGCCGTCAACTGCTCAGCGGCCTGCTCGTCGAGTGACGGCTCGCCGGCGGTGTTGCGCCGCGCCTCGATATCGAACTGGACCCAGTCGGTGTCCCCGTCACCCGAGCCGAGGACCGCTGCGACAGTCCCGTGATAGTACCGCCGGTACAGTTCTAGCTGGTAGAGCCGGTCGGCCGCGGTCGCGTATCCGAACCCATAGAACACCGGGTCACGGCTGTCGGCGTCGCGGGCGTAGACGTGTGGCACGCCGTAGTCGTCTCGTCGTATCGTGACCGTCGCGTCATCGTCCTGTGCGTACGCTAGCTCCGTCTCCACGGCTCCGATACCGGTCATGCCGGTGACCGCCGCGCCCGTCTTCAGGAGCGTTCGTCGTGTGAGGTGCCGCCGCGATTGCTGGTGCTGTGCTGGCATCCCGTAGTCGACAGTCTGGATATTTAATAAATATTTGGGAACATTTCGGGCGGAGCGAGTGTGTCTGTTCACATTCGTTAGTAGTAGGGTGGAGAGGGAACGGATGCTATACGGGATAGTTGGCGTCCCGTTGAGATCGAGACACACTGTCCGACCCAAGCATATAATTGGGTGCCTGACGCAGTCCTCGCCATGTCTCAGGAGACGCCGATCCGTGTCGATCATATCGGAATCGCTGTCGAGGACATCAGTGACGCCGAACCGTTCCTGTTCGCACTCGGCTGTCGAAAACTCATCGAAGAGTCCGTCGAAGGGCGGTTTCGCTGGGCGCAGTACGATTTCGGTCGGGAGGCGTCACGGCTGGAACTCATCGCTCCGGAGGCACCGGACACGTTCCTCACGTCGTATCTCGACGACCACGGTCCGGGACTCCACCACGTCACGCTGGAAGTGGCTGCTATTGACGCGATGAAAGCGGTCCTGGAACGCAACGGCTACAGCGTCGTCGAGTACCG from Haloarcula hispanica ATCC 33960 harbors:
- a CDS encoding penicillin acylase family protein — its product is MPAQHQQSRRHLTRRTLLKTGAAVTGMTGIGAVETELAYAQDDDATVTIRRDDYGVPHVYARDADSRDPVFYGFGYATAADRLYQLELYRRYYHGTVAAVLGSGDGDTDWVQFDIEARRNTAGEPSLDEQAAEQLTADQRAVLQAFTDGINRYITDVRESEELEFHQAFQEHGFEPEAFTTADTAGMFVASMAYFSGFQLETLSATVLDALTQETGSEQRATELFEDLQWGNDPGCPTSTVQPSDAYSPPYTDVGAGSTPNVTGGQETDRVTRGATGASVTPSNLVTGGDYTPPTDADGMHEAEMERMRTLASGLDSLGLPIKYGSNALAVQGDITASGDALLMGGPQMGFNTPSIMYEASLHGPDFDVTGVTVTGYPFIMFGHNRNGALTSTAGIDNCIQMFTESITTNASGPDTYTFQGEEYEVETAEQTITVADGEDVTYTERFTRHGVVTQWDPDNGEALAQTKSYAGRHMNCWRAFYECQFATDAEEFQESAQRCDYALNFMWADKDGDIAYVHLGRYPDSEAVDWDTRLPADGTQYELTSADYLRAADGDVPYAINPAPGYSAQWNNKPAPDWNNGDLSYSWATDHRVQRIINLVEQRLVQEGTVDYEFLKTVIYDISFTDLRSIRYREHLLDALSDADLSGTEQQARDELASWDHFAQADGEDNEGRHSAGYTIWDATFPYILEEVFSETFGSAYGPASYFLDYDYGRGTLMRVLNPAETALPTQAEYADGDITDALVRAFRTAVSELAERYDGDPESWRREAALHEFDNLALFGMPIGVTSAGNTALMNRGTENHVVRLSDDPQAENILPPGNDGYVAPDGTTGEHYDDQLAMFEDFEYKQLLFADAAIESATTETRELTRSASPADGATDDTPTSEGTETDASTVAGGATTPAETESTVTATETNTGTAASGPGFTALTGATAVLGTALAWLYRQDDNTS
- a CDS encoding VOC family protein, which translates into the protein MSQETPIRVDHIGIAVEDISDAEPFLFALGCRKLIEESVEGRFRWAQYDFGREASRLELIAPEAPDTFLTSYLDDHGPGLHHVTLEVAAIDAMKAVLERNGYSVVEYREYQDWTEAFVPPSNPTGALFQLFEYHDSYDAERPPAEKLYVDGSRLDG